One genomic region from Nocardia vinacea encodes:
- a CDS encoding TetR/AcrR family transcriptional regulator — MGRPRNFETDTVVERAMEEFWTHGYAGTSPAQLAEATGVGKGSLYHTFGSKRQLFDQALARYGRMGVEHAEELLFQPGSARECIGAYLRQTVDSDVAQPVRRGCMVVNTAAELGGHDEEITRALRGIEDGIVAVLAARIEQGRRDGDVGPDVDARATAEFLLNTSVGLRIMTKTRDTEVLYRTIDVALTAL, encoded by the coding sequence ATGGGCAGGCCACGGAACTTCGAAACCGATACCGTGGTCGAGCGCGCAATGGAGGAATTCTGGACCCACGGGTACGCCGGTACCTCTCCCGCGCAACTCGCCGAGGCCACCGGCGTCGGCAAGGGCAGCCTGTACCACACGTTCGGCAGCAAACGGCAACTGTTCGACCAGGCATTGGCCCGCTACGGACGGATGGGCGTGGAGCACGCCGAGGAGTTGCTGTTCCAACCGGGAAGCGCCCGCGAATGCATCGGCGCATACCTGCGTCAGACCGTGGATTCCGATGTCGCACAGCCGGTTCGGCGGGGCTGCATGGTCGTGAACACGGCCGCCGAGCTCGGTGGCCACGACGAGGAGATCACCCGAGCCCTGCGTGGCATCGAGGATGGTATCGTCGCCGTGCTGGCCGCCCGGATCGAACAGGGCCGACGCGACGGCGACGTCGGCCCCGACGTCGATGCGCGGGCCACGGCCGAGTTCCTGCTCAATACCAGCGTCGGCCTGCGCATCATGACCAAGACCCGCGACACCGAAGTGCTGTATCGCACCATCGACGTCGCCCTGACCGCCCTCTGA
- a CDS encoding SDR family oxidoreductase, with product MDLELTGKTAVVTGASRGIGLAVAETLSAAGARVVGAARTITPELEKATVATASVDLSSQDGATALVDTALKELGGIDILINNVGGGDADQLTLGGFLDSTDDQWRHFLDVNLFSAVWATRAALPSLLDRRGAIVNVSSINAHLPSAGPVGYSEAKAALTAFGKRLSEEFGPQGVRVNTVSPGVVGTRIWRGSEWVGAKLAAAQGISHEQLLAALPDQFDIASRRISEPEEVAALVAFLVSGKATNIVGADLVIDGGTIKTS from the coding sequence ATGGATCTCGAATTGACCGGCAAGACCGCCGTCGTCACCGGAGCGAGCCGCGGCATCGGCCTGGCCGTCGCCGAGACCTTGTCCGCCGCGGGCGCGCGCGTGGTCGGCGCTGCCCGCACCATCACACCCGAACTCGAAAAGGCCACCGTGGCCACCGCTTCGGTGGATCTGAGCTCGCAAGACGGCGCCACTGCGCTCGTGGACACCGCGCTGAAAGAGCTCGGCGGCATCGACATCCTGATCAACAACGTTGGTGGCGGCGACGCCGACCAACTGACGCTGGGCGGATTCCTCGACAGTACCGACGATCAGTGGCGGCACTTCCTGGATGTCAACCTGTTCAGCGCCGTCTGGGCGACCCGTGCAGCCCTGCCCAGCCTGCTCGACCGTCGCGGCGCGATCGTGAACGTCTCCTCGATCAACGCACATCTCCCGTCCGCCGGGCCAGTCGGCTACAGCGAGGCCAAGGCCGCGCTCACCGCCTTCGGCAAGCGCCTGAGCGAGGAGTTCGGTCCCCAGGGAGTCCGCGTCAACACGGTCTCGCCGGGTGTGGTCGGCACCCGGATCTGGCGCGGTTCCGAATGGGTCGGCGCGAAACTCGCCGCCGCACAGGGCATCTCGCACGAACAGCTGCTGGCGGCGCTGCCGGACCAGTTCGACATCGCCTCGCGCCGAATCTCCGAACCGGAAGAGGTCGCGGCCCTCGTGGCGTTCCTGGTCTCGGGCAAGGCTACCAACATCGTCGGAGCCGACCTCGTCATCGACGGCGGGACCATCAAGACCAGCTGA
- a CDS encoding PDR/VanB family oxidoreductase, whose translation MNDSDSIAVVVRDRRRVAENIDEFTLGHPHGDRLPPWQAGAHIDLLLGDGIVRQYSLVSDPGDTMLYRIAVLREAHGRGGSVRAHQLLSIGATASIRPPRNHFPLVRALGYVLIAGGIGITPMLALAAAAQRSGRPWRLIYTGRDESAMAYLRDLREHYGDAVLLHYSARAGRLDMAALLADSTPGTAVLACGPAGLIAAAEDACAGLEAVDVFAERFVARDIAESAAVPFEVSLAMSGLTLTVPATRSILEVAEESGVVALSSCREGTCGTCETGVVSGEVDHRDSVLSPEERAEGESMMICVSRCAGARLVLEL comes from the coding sequence ATGAATGATTCCGACTCCATCGCCGTCGTCGTACGCGACCGCCGCCGAGTGGCCGAGAATATCGACGAGTTCACCCTCGGCCACCCGCACGGTGACCGGCTACCGCCGTGGCAGGCGGGGGCACACATCGACCTACTGCTCGGCGACGGGATCGTCCGGCAGTACTCGCTGGTTTCCGATCCCGGCGACACCATGCTGTATCGGATCGCGGTACTGCGCGAGGCGCATGGGCGCGGTGGTTCGGTCCGGGCCCACCAACTCCTGTCGATCGGCGCAACGGCCTCGATCCGGCCGCCGCGCAACCACTTTCCGCTCGTGCGTGCGCTCGGCTACGTGCTGATCGCCGGAGGTATCGGGATCACGCCGATGCTCGCGCTCGCCGCCGCCGCGCAGCGCAGCGGGCGGCCTTGGCGGCTGATATACACCGGCCGTGACGAGTCGGCCATGGCTTACCTGCGTGATCTACGCGAACATTACGGCGATGCGGTCCTGCTGCATTACTCGGCGCGTGCGGGACGCCTGGATATGGCGGCACTCCTCGCCGATTCGACGCCGGGAACCGCGGTACTGGCCTGCGGTCCAGCAGGTTTGATTGCCGCCGCCGAGGACGCTTGCGCGGGACTCGAGGCGGTCGATGTGTTCGCCGAGCGGTTCGTCGCGCGAGATATCGCGGAGTCCGCCGCGGTCCCGTTCGAGGTGTCCCTCGCGATGTCGGGGCTGACGCTCACGGTTCCGGCGACCCGATCAATACTCGAGGTGGCCGAGGAAAGCGGCGTGGTCGCACTCTCGTCATGCCGGGAAGGGACCTGCGGTACCTGCGAGACGGGCGTGGTGAGCGGGGAGGTCGACCACCGCGACTCTGTGCTGTCGCCGGAGGAACGCGCCGAGGGCGAGTCCATGATGATCTGCGTATCACGCTGCGCTGGAGCACGATTGGTACTCGAACTGTGA
- a CDS encoding helix-turn-helix domain-containing protein — protein MTHFDYRWWDMKVENVTKKPPDDAQTMLGAEIRRRRRDRGLTLVRLAEQAQISHPFLSQLERGLARPSMLTLARIAEALGTTQVELMLAADTRGGEDAEGTAEGQVIRSHEGVQLPRGIARSGQEEGSTRLLVHGRASFYPQEFVDVHAEFGPYFEHDEDEWVYVVEGAIVVDLGDHGHARLADGDSLYYTGGTPHRWRVVDGPHARLIVVKAAGREADSRGWDQ, from the coding sequence GTGACGCACTTCGACTATCGGTGGTGGGATATGAAGGTGGAGAACGTGACCAAAAAGCCGCCCGACGACGCGCAAACCATGCTCGGGGCCGAGATCCGCCGCCGTAGGCGTGATCGCGGACTCACCCTGGTCCGACTGGCCGAGCAGGCGCAGATCTCGCATCCGTTCCTCAGTCAGCTCGAACGTGGCCTGGCACGGCCGAGCATGCTGACGCTGGCTCGCATCGCCGAAGCACTGGGAACCACCCAGGTCGAACTGATGCTGGCGGCGGACACCCGCGGCGGCGAGGACGCCGAAGGGACCGCCGAGGGCCAGGTGATCCGCTCCCACGAGGGCGTCCAGCTGCCGCGGGGTATCGCCAGATCGGGGCAGGAGGAGGGCTCGACCCGGCTGCTGGTGCACGGGCGCGCATCGTTCTACCCGCAAGAATTCGTCGACGTGCACGCCGAGTTCGGCCCCTACTTCGAGCACGACGAGGACGAGTGGGTGTACGTCGTCGAGGGCGCGATCGTGGTCGACCTCGGTGACCATGGCCACGCGCGACTCGCCGACGGTGACAGCCTCTACTACACTGGCGGCACACCACACCGGTGGCGTGTGGTGGACGGCCCGCATGCCAGGCTGATTGTCGTGAAAGCGGCTGGGCGCGAGGCGGATTCCCGTGGCTGGGACCAATAA
- a CDS encoding amidohydrolase family protein: MDHPLPQRVSRLCGATLPDGSVVDLDIGRDGGHSLVTAVRPSAPDRIGETSDASIDLSGFVLLTAPAEPHAHLDKALSWDVLTPTFGNLGAAIDTWRQGSAELTEESFRSRATAAASALLRNGTTAIRSHVDILGGTDPMRGIRAVHSVRRRLSGLVDIEIVALTPPAADPGLLHAALDAGADLIGGAPHIAPDPIAELTRLLDIAEARGVGADLHVDEFLCGDHHTLAHFAERVAGWPAARTRTAGHCCRLGTMAADELDALLATVARSGVGIVSLPITNLYLQGWDDPVAMPRGLTALAALLDAGIPVAAGADNVRDPFNPIGRSDALETAALLITAGHLAPEVAVHLVTDGARAVLGLPEAGAKPGARAEFLAVRGSSLLDVVANAPADRIVIRDGAIVSISRTDHRTADFAVLEV, encoded by the coding sequence ATGGATCATCCGCTACCGCAGCGTGTTTCGCGCCTGTGCGGGGCAACCTTGCCCGACGGCTCGGTGGTCGATCTCGACATCGGACGCGACGGCGGGCATTCGCTGGTGACCGCGGTTCGCCCGAGCGCACCGGACCGGATCGGCGAAACCTCCGACGCATCAATAGATCTGAGCGGTTTCGTGCTGTTGACCGCACCCGCCGAGCCACACGCACACCTGGACAAGGCGCTGAGCTGGGATGTGCTCACGCCGACCTTCGGCAATCTCGGAGCGGCGATCGACACATGGCGCCAGGGCAGTGCCGAACTGACCGAGGAGTCTTTCCGCAGTCGGGCAACCGCGGCGGCATCGGCCCTGTTGCGCAACGGCACGACCGCCATTCGGTCGCACGTCGATATCCTCGGTGGCACGGACCCGATGCGCGGTATCCGCGCGGTGCATAGCGTACGCAGGCGATTGTCCGGGCTCGTCGACATCGAGATCGTGGCGTTGACACCCCCGGCGGCCGATCCCGGACTGCTCCACGCGGCCCTGGACGCGGGCGCCGACTTGATCGGTGGCGCACCGCATATCGCGCCGGACCCGATCGCCGAACTCACCCGGCTACTCGACATTGCCGAGGCCCGCGGAGTCGGCGCCGACCTACACGTCGACGAGTTCTTGTGCGGCGACCACCACACACTCGCCCACTTCGCCGAGCGGGTCGCCGGGTGGCCCGCCGCCCGGACGCGCACCGCTGGGCACTGCTGCCGGCTCGGCACTATGGCCGCGGACGAACTGGACGCGCTGCTGGCCACGGTGGCGCGCAGTGGCGTGGGGATCGTCAGCCTGCCCATCACCAATTTGTATCTGCAGGGCTGGGATGACCCGGTCGCTATGCCGCGCGGATTGACCGCGCTCGCCGCGCTGCTCGACGCGGGCATCCCCGTCGCGGCCGGTGCCGACAATGTCCGCGATCCGTTCAACCCGATCGGCCGCAGTGACGCACTCGAAACGGCCGCACTGCTGATCACGGCCGGTCATCTGGCGCCGGAAGTGGCCGTGCACTTGGTTACCGACGGTGCGCGCGCGGTGCTCGGCCTGCCCGAGGCCGGCGCGAAACCCGGTGCCCGCGCGGAATTTCTCGCCGTACGCGGCAGCAGTCTGCTCGATGTTGTCGCGAACGCACCTGCCGACCGGATCGTCATCCGCGACGGCGCGATCGTGTCCATCAGCCGAACCGACCATCGCACAGCCGATTTCGCAGTACTGGAGGTCTGA
- a CDS encoding ABC transporter ATP-binding protein produces MSAAPPRPGSQVLGFESTELTYPNGTVALSGVDLTVRAGEFVSVVGPSGCGKSTLLRIASGLESATGGYTQVGANRIGYVFQDATLLPWRSVRDNVALLAELDHMAKSERYRRADDAIELVGLAGFADHLPRMLSGGMRMRVSLARSLTVDPELFLFDEPFGALDEITRQRLGDEITELFDDRRFAGLFITHSVTEAVYLSTRVAVMSGRPGRIVEEIDVPFDFPRRPDIRFTPEFTALASRVSQALRGSHA; encoded by the coding sequence ATGAGCGCCGCCCCGCCCCGCCCCGGCAGTCAGGTGCTCGGATTCGAATCGACCGAACTCACCTATCCCAACGGCACGGTCGCGCTCTCGGGTGTCGATCTGACAGTCCGGGCCGGTGAATTCGTCAGCGTCGTCGGGCCCTCTGGATGCGGGAAGTCGACGCTGCTTCGCATCGCCTCCGGCCTGGAGTCCGCGACCGGGGGTTACACCCAGGTCGGCGCGAATCGGATCGGCTATGTGTTCCAGGACGCCACCCTGCTGCCATGGCGCTCGGTGCGCGACAATGTTGCGCTACTGGCCGAACTCGATCACATGGCCAAGTCCGAACGCTATCGCCGTGCCGACGATGCCATCGAGTTGGTCGGTCTCGCGGGGTTCGCCGATCACCTGCCGCGCATGCTCTCCGGTGGTATGCGGATGCGGGTGTCGCTGGCTCGTTCGCTCACCGTCGATCCCGAGTTGTTCTTATTCGATGAACCTTTCGGCGCACTGGATGAGATCACGCGGCAGCGGCTCGGCGACGAGATCACCGAACTGTTCGACGACCGCCGCTTCGCTGGCCTGTTCATCACGCATTCGGTGACCGAGGCCGTGTACCTCTCGACCCGCGTCGCGGTGATGTCGGGCAGGCCGGGCCGAATCGTCGAGGAGATCGACGTTCCGTTCGACTTCCCGCGCCGACCGGATATCCGCTTCACCCCCGAGTTCACCGCACTCGCGAGCCGAGTCTCGCAGGCGCTGCGAGGAAGTCACGCATGA
- a CDS encoding ABC transporter permease, with protein sequence MSIETATAATVSESVVATAAARTFKLRTVLAPLAVLAMVIGAWYLVTYTVLAPSRRFLMPPPHKVVTEGLLGPAAPNMWDALQRTATVAFTGLVIAVALGIVWAVLMAQAGWAEIALFPYAVVLQCIPILALVPLIGFWFGFGFTARVFVCVLIALFPVVSNTLFGLKSVDKGLRELFALRATGRMTVLRKLEFPAAMPAIFAGVRISAGLAVVGAIVGDFFFKQGDPGIGILIDNYRSRLQSPELFASILLASGLGVVVFAFFSWLSRRLVGAWYDSARN encoded by the coding sequence ATGAGCATCGAAACAGCCACTGCCGCAACGGTATCCGAATCAGTTGTGGCCACCGCTGCGGCGCGCACGTTCAAACTGCGTACGGTCCTTGCTCCGCTCGCGGTCCTGGCCATGGTGATCGGCGCCTGGTACCTGGTGACCTACACGGTGCTGGCGCCGTCGCGCCGGTTTCTGATGCCGCCGCCGCACAAAGTGGTGACCGAGGGACTGCTCGGTCCGGCGGCGCCGAATATGTGGGACGCGTTGCAGCGGACCGCGACCGTGGCGTTCACCGGTCTGGTGATCGCCGTGGCCCTCGGGATCGTCTGGGCGGTGCTGATGGCGCAAGCTGGTTGGGCGGAGATTGCTCTGTTTCCGTATGCGGTTGTGCTGCAGTGTATTCCGATCCTGGCATTGGTTCCGCTGATCGGGTTCTGGTTCGGTTTCGGATTCACCGCGCGGGTGTTCGTCTGCGTGCTGATCGCCCTGTTCCCGGTGGTGTCGAACACCCTGTTCGGGCTGAAATCGGTGGACAAGGGCCTGCGGGAATTGTTCGCGCTGCGTGCCACTGGCCGGATGACGGTGCTGCGCAAGCTCGAGTTCCCGGCCGCGATGCCCGCCATTTTCGCCGGTGTCCGGATCTCGGCCGGGCTCGCGGTGGTCGGCGCGATCGTCGGCGACTTCTTCTTCAAGCAGGGCGATCCCGGCATCGGCATCCTGATCGACAACTACCGATCCCGGCTGCAGTCGCCCGAGTTGTTCGCCTCGATCCTGCTGGCCTCCGGCCTCGGCGTCGTAGTTTTCGCGTTCTTCAGCTGGCTGTCTCGCCGGCTGGTCGGCGCTTGGTACGACTCCGCCCGCAACTGA
- a CDS encoding ABC transporter substrate-binding protein, translating to MRTLSLPRSARVTVSATVIGLAVLTGCAQTDSPTATSGYSGPIGAIDLKQVCPTKIVVQSDWNPEAEHGSLYQLLGPNPAIDAAGKKVTGPLFAHGEYTGVDLEIRAGGPAIGFQTVTSQMYQDDSIMLGFVDTDQSIQSAATNPTTGVFAPLEINPQMIMWDPATYPNVHSISDLKAAKATVLYFQGAAYMDYLTGAGILDKSQVDGSYDGTPANFVAAGGAKAQQGFISAEPYLYEQKIPQWHKPVAYQLLHDSGYPEYKSALAVRSGKLEADSACLQRLVPVMQQAELDYFADPATANDLIVQAVDKYDTGWVYDAGNAAFATKRMREAGVVGNGGNATVGDFDAARVQRVIDITRPIYTEQKVSVPQGLTTEQIATDRFIDPKIGFAS from the coding sequence ATGAGAACACTTAGTCTGCCGCGTTCGGCCCGCGTGACCGTATCGGCGACCGTCATCGGCCTCGCCGTACTGACCGGCTGTGCCCAAACTGATAGCCCAACAGCAACTTCCGGTTACAGCGGCCCGATCGGCGCGATCGACTTGAAGCAGGTCTGCCCGACGAAAATCGTGGTGCAGAGCGATTGGAACCCGGAGGCCGAACATGGCAGCCTCTATCAACTACTCGGTCCGAACCCGGCGATCGACGCCGCGGGCAAGAAGGTCACCGGTCCGCTTTTCGCCCACGGCGAGTACACCGGGGTGGACCTGGAGATCCGCGCCGGTGGCCCCGCGATCGGATTCCAGACCGTGACATCGCAGATGTATCAGGACGACTCGATCATGCTCGGCTTCGTCGACACCGACCAGTCCATCCAGTCCGCGGCCACCAACCCGACCACGGGCGTCTTCGCACCGCTGGAGATCAACCCGCAGATGATCATGTGGGATCCGGCGACCTATCCGAATGTGCACTCCATCAGCGACCTGAAGGCCGCGAAGGCGACCGTGTTGTACTTCCAGGGCGCTGCCTACATGGACTATCTGACCGGTGCCGGCATTCTCGACAAGAGTCAGGTGGACGGCAGCTACGACGGCACACCGGCCAACTTCGTCGCTGCCGGTGGCGCCAAGGCGCAACAGGGGTTCATCAGCGCCGAACCCTATCTCTACGAACAGAAGATCCCCCAATGGCACAAGCCGGTGGCCTACCAGCTGCTGCACGACTCCGGATACCCAGAGTACAAGTCCGCGCTCGCGGTCCGGTCCGGCAAGCTGGAGGCCGATTCGGCGTGCCTGCAACGCCTTGTTCCGGTGATGCAGCAAGCCGAGCTCGACTATTTCGCCGATCCGGCCACGGCCAACGATCTGATCGTGCAGGCAGTCGACAAGTACGACACCGGCTGGGTATACGACGCGGGCAACGCGGCCTTTGCGACGAAGCGGATGCGCGAGGCCGGTGTGGTCGGCAACGGCGGCAATGCCACGGTCGGTGATTTCGACGCCGCGCGAGTTCAGCGGGTCATCGACATCACCCGGCCGATCTACACCGAGCAGAAAGTCTCGGTCCCCCAAGGACTGACGACCGAACAGATCGCGACGGACCGATTCATCGATCCCAAGATCGGATTCGCGTCGTGA